A DNA window from Hemibagrus wyckioides isolate EC202008001 linkage group LG11, SWU_Hwy_1.0, whole genome shotgun sequence contains the following coding sequences:
- the misp3 gene encoding uncharacterized protein misp3: MNLDQYDDSQSDSGVSADFSLNSMSDNETPIEKEIRLAFKREQSLRRSRGLDNTKEFIEIPLRKSVLSQDPPDKVQKDHSKERQFAGKKMQREIYAEAEREKVLVKLGRLPGFYDKGTVRQLQEKKLLFEAFQESKDLQISSDGTQESLNSMEILFQNHSSIQPTETSPKGHQNSKNQDHETFRTVQELKNRGTSSGSSCKILDGGYRDSSSKENTRHMGPNSPQFFPSLKEKKLLFESLQENKDLQSSRDQDTDVSGSFKAQRKSMDIFFQNQTSGLKTTQEPKDLQIKRNQDDKMLEISKEPAMNPGKVQNPKLCGPGFSEAVEQQVIIIENNPTVVSHTNRQVYKPVTAMDLRTIKSSPEELHHNSVQNPIANSEELKENPFFKLRSSLSLLPDMQKDIQEAKKREEELHKQRMCLYGNRSKVTVSPSRTTSTHSNTNTPGQNLNTSPVSSSFGKLDLTWPPPSLQNRHKTQPEVKEQRQMNLLVQRWESGLINGHTKDHHN, encoded by the exons ATGAACCTGGATCAGTATGATGACAGCCAAAGTGACAGTGGCGTGTCTGCTGATTTCTCCCTGAACAGCATGTCGGATAATGAGACGCCAATCGAGAAGGAAATACGCCTCGCTTTCAAACGAGAGCAGAGCCTTCGCCGCTCACGAGGCCTGGACAACACCAAAGAGTTCATCGAGATCCCACTCAGAAAGTCCGTCCTCTCCCAAGATCCCCCAGACAAAGTACAGAAGGACCACAGCAAGGAGCGTCAGTTCGCTGGGAAGAAGATGCAGCGTGAGATCTATGCtgaagctgagagagagaaggtgctGGTCAAGCTCGGGAGGCTGCCTGGATTTTACGACAAAGGAACTGTGAGACAACTTCAGGAGAAAAAGCTTCTTTTTGAAGCATTCCAGGAATCCAAAGATCTCCAAATCTCCAGTGATGGAACTCAGGAATCCTTAAACAGCATGGAGATACTATTCCAGAACCATTCCTCAATCCAGCCCACTGAGACTTCACCCAAAGGTCATCAGAACTCAAAAAATCAGGATCATGAAACATTCAGAACTGTCCAGGAGCTGAAGAACAGGGGAACATCCAGCGGTTCTTCCTGTAAGATCCTTGATGGTGGATATCGGGACAGCTCATCTAAGGAAAACACAAGGCACATGGGGCCGAATTCTCCTCAATTTTTCCCATCTCTGAAGGAGAAGAAGCTTCTGTTTGAATCCCTCCAGGAGAATAAGGATCTTCAGAGCTCCAGAGATCAGGACACTGATGTTTCTGGATCTTTTAAAGCACAGAGGAAAAGCATGGACATCTTTTTCCAGAACCAAACTTCTGGATTAAAAACCACCCAGGAACCCAAAGATCTCCAGATCAAAAGAAATCAGGATGACAAGATGCTGGAAATTTCTAAGGAACCGGCGATGAACCCTGGAAAAGTCCAGAACCCAAAACTGTGTGGTCCAGGGTTCTCAGAGGCTGTGGAACAGCAGGTGATAATCATTGAGAACAATCCTACAGTGGTTTCGCACACAAACAGGCAGGTTTACAAACCAGTCACTGCGATGGACTTAAGAACCATTAAATCATCACCCGAGGAACTTCATCACAACTCAGTCCAAAACCCGATAGCTAACAGCGAAGAACTAAAAGAGAACCCATTCTTCAAGCTGAGATCGTCACTGTCCCTACTCCCAGACATGCAGAAGGACATTCAAGAAGCAAAAAAGCGGGAGGAAGAACTGCACAAACAGAGGATGTGTCTCTATGGCaacaggtcaaaggtcacagtCTCACCGAGCAGAACCACTtcaacacacagcaacacaaacacaccaggaCAGAACCTGAACACCTCAccag tGAGTTCCTCATTTGGAAAGTTGGATCTAACATGGCCGCCTCCTTCTCTACAgaacagacacaaaacacagcCTGAG GTAAAGGAACAGAGACAGATGAACCTGTTAGTCCAGCGCTGGGAATCTGGTCTGATCAATGGACACACCAAAGACCATCACAACTGA
- the palm3 gene encoding paralemmin-3 isoform X3: MDEAEKYQQRLQAIAEKRRLQEEQDRAKRQQEDEKLRLQQLKRKSLRDQWLMEGPPLSPDSAGPRSPLWGIQTQQTEAHKLQSEIIDKTHKHKEDGSTSAQSHTDLHDNGERVNAVTSHPSGGSANGEENPSHDTSLTNGTAPDEKSHSAPLQHVNDISKGVETLLFLGYTEAGPGQGLCNDDEDDVSAVIRAERVIVTEEGEEVTQDTKAIDKEEREKQREEKGEEVREEEPEKEGEEEQVEEKEKEREEEKEEGGEEEKEKGREEGGEEKKEKGREEGGEKETKEGGEEGEEEETKEGGEEETKEGEEEGEEDETKEGGEEERETERAEEHVADVQIHLEMCTEAGEDTEFEESLRNNNREIKADADSSKEDTKEISQSDEETSEDADPETKPVKDSATKSALNTDLILDADPAAVIEQETASAETPGGAVQTPSVSAALPASALNPNGAQKSPDPASPSTNSAAQFQEIPLDGATVEEEPLLAMKAGPQTEAMNPDQSEGAKTKTCQCCTVM, from the exons ATGGACGAAGCAGAGAAGTATCAGCAGAGACTGCAGGCGATAGCG gagaagaGGAGATTGCAGGAGGAACAGGATCGAGCAAAACGCCAACAAGAAGATGAGAAACTCCGACTGCAGCAACTGaaa AGGAAGTCTCTGAGGGATCAGTGGTTGATGGAGGGACCTCCCCTTTCTCCAGACAGTGCAGGACCTCGATCTCCTCTCTGGGGTATACAAACTCAGCAGACTGAAGCACACAA gttgcAGAGTGAGATCATagataaaacacacaagcataAGGAAGACGGCTCAACTTCAGCCCAgtcacacacagatctccatgACAACGGCGAG AGAGTGAATGCTGTGACATCACATCCATCAG GAGGTTCAGCAAACGGAGAGGAAAATCCTTCACATGACACGTCTCTCACCAACGGCACTGCACCAGACGAGAAATCCCATAGTGCACCTCTTCAGCATGTTAATGATATCAGCAAGGGGGTGGAGACACTTTTATTCCTGGGTTATACAGAGGCGGGGCCTGGGCAGGGTTTGTGTAATGACGATGAAGATGATGTCAGTGCGGTCATTCGGGCAGAGAGAGTGATCGTcacagaggagggagaggaagtGACCCAGGACACAAAAGCCATAGacaaggaagaaagagaaaagcaacGAGAGGAAAAAGGAGAGGAGGTAAGAGAGGAGGAACcagagaaggaaggagaggaagaacaagtggaagaaaaagagaaagaaagagaggaagaaaaagaggaaggaggagaggaagaaaaagagaaaggaagagaggaaggaggagaggaaaaaaaagagaaaggaagagaggaaggaggagagaaagaaacaaaggaaggaggagaggaaggagaagaggaagaaacaaaggaaggaggagaggaagaaacaaaggaaggagaagaggaaggagaagaggaCGAAACAAAggaaggaggagaggaagaaagagagacagaacgaGCAGAAGAGCATGTTGCAGATGTTCAGATTCATCTAGAAATGTGCACTGAAGCTGGTGAAGATACAGAGTTTGAGGAAAGTCTCAGAAATAACAACAGAGAAATAAAGGCAGATGCTGATTCATCAAAAGAAGACACCAAAGAAATCTCACAATCAGATGAAGAAACAAGTGAAGACGCTGACCCTGAAACAAAACCGGTCAAAGACTCGGCCACAAAATCAGCTTTAAACACAGATTTGATATTAGATGCAGATCCAGCAGCGGTCATTGAACAGGAAACTGCATCAGCTGAAacaccagggggcgctgtgCAAACACCATCTGTCTCTGCCGCACTGCCTGCTTCAGCCCTGAATCCTAATGGTGCTCAGAAATCCCCGGATCCTGCTTCGCCCTCCACAAACTCCGCAGCGCAGTTCCAGGAAATACCACTGGACGGAGCTACGGTGGAGGAGGAGCCGCTATTGGCCATGAAGGCGGGACCGCAGACAGAAGCGATGAACCCGGACCAGTCCGAGGGGGCAAAGACGAAAACCTGCCAGTGCTGTACGGTCATGTGA
- the palm3 gene encoding paralemmin-3 isoform X2 produces MPKMVRMDEAEKYQQRLQAIAEKRRLQEEQDRAKRQQEDEKLRLQQLKRKSLRDQWLMEGPPLSPDSAGPRSPLWGIQTQQTEAHKLQSEIIDKTHKHKEDGSTSAQSHTDLHDNGERVNAVTSHPSGGSANGEENPSHDTSLTNGTAPDEKSHSAPLQHVNDISKGVETLLFLGYTEAGPGQGLCNDDEDDVSAVIRAERVIVTEEGEEVTQDTKAIDKEEREKQREEKGEEVREEEPEKEGEEEQVEEKEKEREEEKEEGGEEEKEKGREEGGEEKKEKGREEGGEKETKEGGEEGEEEETKEGGEEETKEGEEEGEEDETKEGGEEERETERAEEHVADVQIHLEMCTEAGEDTEFEESLRNNNREIKADADSSKEDTKEISQSDEETSEDADPETKPVKDSATKSALNTDLILDADPAAVIEQETASAETPGGAVQTPSVSAALPASALNPNGAQKSPDPASPSTNSAAQFQEIPLDGATVEEEPLLAMKAGPQTEAMNPDQSEGAKTKTCQCCTVM; encoded by the exons ATGCcaaaaat gGTGAGAATGGACGAAGCAGAGAAGTATCAGCAGAGACTGCAGGCGATAGCG gagaagaGGAGATTGCAGGAGGAACAGGATCGAGCAAAACGCCAACAAGAAGATGAGAAACTCCGACTGCAGCAACTGaaa AGGAAGTCTCTGAGGGATCAGTGGTTGATGGAGGGACCTCCCCTTTCTCCAGACAGTGCAGGACCTCGATCTCCTCTCTGGGGTATACAAACTCAGCAGACTGAAGCACACAA gttgcAGAGTGAGATCATagataaaacacacaagcataAGGAAGACGGCTCAACTTCAGCCCAgtcacacacagatctccatgACAACGGCGAG AGAGTGAATGCTGTGACATCACATCCATCAG GAGGTTCAGCAAACGGAGAGGAAAATCCTTCACATGACACGTCTCTCACCAACGGCACTGCACCAGACGAGAAATCCCATAGTGCACCTCTTCAGCATGTTAATGATATCAGCAAGGGGGTGGAGACACTTTTATTCCTGGGTTATACAGAGGCGGGGCCTGGGCAGGGTTTGTGTAATGACGATGAAGATGATGTCAGTGCGGTCATTCGGGCAGAGAGAGTGATCGTcacagaggagggagaggaagtGACCCAGGACACAAAAGCCATAGacaaggaagaaagagaaaagcaacGAGAGGAAAAAGGAGAGGAGGTAAGAGAGGAGGAACcagagaaggaaggagaggaagaacaagtggaagaaaaagagaaagaaagagaggaagaaaaagaggaaggaggagaggaagaaaaagagaaaggaagagaggaaggaggagaggaaaaaaaagagaaaggaagagaggaaggaggagagaaagaaacaaaggaaggaggagaggaaggagaagaggaagaaacaaaggaaggaggagaggaagaaacaaaggaaggagaagaggaaggagaagaggaCGAAACAAAggaaggaggagaggaagaaagagagacagaacgaGCAGAAGAGCATGTTGCAGATGTTCAGATTCATCTAGAAATGTGCACTGAAGCTGGTGAAGATACAGAGTTTGAGGAAAGTCTCAGAAATAACAACAGAGAAATAAAGGCAGATGCTGATTCATCAAAAGAAGACACCAAAGAAATCTCACAATCAGATGAAGAAACAAGTGAAGACGCTGACCCTGAAACAAAACCGGTCAAAGACTCGGCCACAAAATCAGCTTTAAACACAGATTTGATATTAGATGCAGATCCAGCAGCGGTCATTGAACAGGAAACTGCATCAGCTGAAacaccagggggcgctgtgCAAACACCATCTGTCTCTGCCGCACTGCCTGCTTCAGCCCTGAATCCTAATGGTGCTCAGAAATCCCCGGATCCTGCTTCGCCCTCCACAAACTCCGCAGCGCAGTTCCAGGAAATACCACTGGACGGAGCTACGGTGGAGGAGGAGCCGCTATTGGCCATGAAGGCGGGACCGCAGACAGAAGCGATGAACCCGGACCAGTCCGAGGGGGCAAAGACGAAAACCTGCCAGTGCTGTACGGTCATGTGA
- the palm3 gene encoding paralemmin-3 isoform X1 encodes MLSGAKQRIHNNRIPEYRLSDHRLAIERDRYRLSDHSLAIERGRYRLSDHRLAIERDRYRLSDHSLAIERGRYRLSDHRLAIERDRYRLSDHSLAIERDRYRLSDHSLAIERDRYRLSDHRLAIERDRYRLSDHSLAIERDRYRLSDHSLAIERDRYRLSDHRLAIERDRYRLSDHSLAIERDRYRLSDHRLAIERDRYRLSDHSLAIERDRYRLSDHSLAIERDRYRLSDHSLAIERDRYRLSDHRLAIERDRYRLSDHSLAIERDRYRLSDHSLGIERDRYRLSDHSLGIERGRYRLSDHSLGIERDRYRLSDHSLAIERDRYRLSDHSLAIERDRYRLSDHSLAIERDRYRLSDHRLGIERDRYRLSDHSLAIERDRYRLSDHSLAIERDRYRLSDHSLAIERDRYRLSDHSLAIERDRYRLSDHSLGIERGRYRLSDHSLAIERGRYRLSDHSLAIERGRYRLSDHSLAIERDRYRLSDHSLAIERGRYRLSDHSLGIERGRYRLSDHSLAIERGRYRFSDHSLGIERGRYRLSDHSLAIERDRYRLSDHSLGIERGR; translated from the coding sequence ATGTTATCTGGAGCTAAACAGAGAATACACAACAACAGAATACCTgagtacagactcagtgaccacagactggccatagagagggacaggtacagactcagtgaccacagcctggctatagagaggggcaggtacagactcagtgaccacagactggccatagagagggacaggtacagactcagtgaccacagcctggctatagagaggggcaggtacagactcagtgaccacagactggccatagagagggacagatacagactcagtgaccacagcctggccatagagagggacaggtacagactcagtgaccacagcctggccatagagagggacaggtacaggctcagtgaccacagactggccatagagagggacaggtacagactcagtgaccacagcctggccatagagagggacaggtacagactcagtgaccacagcctggccatagagagggacaggtacaggctcagtgaccacagactggccatagagagggacaggtacagactcagtgaccacagcctggccatagagagggacaggtacagactcagtgaccacagactggccatagagagggacaggtacaggctcagtgaccacagcctggccatagagagggacaggtacagactcagtgaccacagcctggccatagagagggacaggtacagactcagtgaccacagcctggccatagagagggacaggtacagactcagtgaccacagactggccatagagagggacaggtacaggctcagtgaccacagcctggccatagagagggacaggtacaggctcagtgaccacagcctgggtatagagagggacaggtacagactcagtgaccacagcctgggtatagagaggggcagatacagactcagtgaccacagcctgggtatagagagggacaggtacagactcagtgaccacagcctggctatagagagggacaggtacagactcagtgaccacagcctggctatagagagggacaggtacaggctcagtgaccacagcctggctatagagagggacaggtacaggctcagtgaccacagactgggtatagagagggacaggtacagactcagtgaccacagcctggccatagagagggacaggtacaggctcagtgaccacagcctggctatagagagggacaggtacaggctcagtgaccacagcctggctatagagagggacaggtacaggctcagtgaccacagcctggctatagagagggacaggtacagactcagtgaccacagcctgggtatagagaggggcagatacaggctcagtgaccacagcctggccatagagaggggcagatacaggctcagtgaccacagcctggccatagagaggggcagatacaggctcagtgaccacagcctggccatagagagggacaggtacaggctcagtgaccacagcctggctatagagaggggcagatacagactcagtgaccacagcctgggtatagagaggggcagatacaggctcagtgaccacagcctggctatagagaggggcagatatagattcagtgaccacagcctgggtatagagaggggcagatacagactcagtgaccacagcctggctatagagagggacaggtacaggctcagtgaccacagcctgggtatagagaggggcagatag